One genomic segment of Arthrobacter sp. Marseille-P9274 includes these proteins:
- a CDS encoding DUF5703 family protein gives MREQFGTGTSQRERDHARDYEYLVLTLAKGESVKEARRALAEHAEYGKWDLVRTRLYMGGGRKYWLRRKVLRVEATV, from the coding sequence ATGAGGGAACAATTCGGAACCGGAACGAGCCAGCGCGAGCGTGACCATGCCCGCGACTACGAGTACCTCGTGCTGACCCTGGCCAAGGGCGAATCCGTGAAGGAAGCGCGCCGCGCGCTGGCCGAGCACGCCGAGTACGGCAAGTGGGACCTGGTCCGTACCCGGCTGTACATGGGCGGCGGCCGCAAGTACTGGCTGCGCCGCAAGGTCCTGCGCGTGGAAGCCACCGTCTAG